In Saimiri boliviensis isolate mSaiBol1 chromosome 12, mSaiBol1.pri, whole genome shotgun sequence, one genomic interval encodes:
- the MRPS16 gene encoding small ribosomal subunit protein bS16m yields MVHLTTLLCKAYHGGHLTIRLALGGCTNRPFYRIVAAHNKCPRDGRFIEQLGSYDPLPNSHGEKLVALNLDRIRHWIGCGAHLSKPMEKLLGLAGFFPLHPMMITDAERLRRKRACEVLLASQKTDAEATDTEATET; encoded by the exons ATGGTCCACCTCA CTACTCTCCTCTGCAAGGCCTACCATGGAGGCCATTTAACCATCCGCCTTGCACTGGGTGGCTGCACCAACCGGCCCTTCTACCGCATTGTAGCTGCTCACAACAAGTGCCCCAGAGATGGCCGTTTCATAGAGCAGCTCGGCTCCTATGATCCATTGCCCAACAGCCATGGAGAAAAACTCGTTGCCCTCAACCTAGACAGGATCCGTCATTGGATTGGCTGCGGGGCCCACCTCTCTAAGCCTATGGAAAAGCTTCTGG GTCTTGCTGGCTTTTTCCCTCTGCATCCTATGATGATCACAGATGCTGAGAGACTGCGAAGGAAACGGGCATGTGAAGTCCTGTTAGCTTCTCAGAAAACAGATGCAGAAGCTACAGATACAGAAGCCACAGAAACATAA
- the DNAJC9 gene encoding dnaJ homolog subfamily C member 9 isoform X2, with protein sequence MGLLELCEEVFGTADLYRVLGVRREASDGEVRRGYHKVSLQVHPDRVGEGDKEDATRRFQILGRVYSVLSDKEQRAVYDEQGTVDEDSAVLTQDRDWESYWRLLFKKISLEDIQAFEKTYKGSEEELADIKQAYLDFKGDMDQIMESVLCVQYTEEPRIRNIIQQAIDAGEVPSYNAFVKESKQKMNARKRRAQEEAKEAEMSRKELGLDEGVDSLKAAIQELVH encoded by the exons ATGGGGCTGCTGGAGCTTTGCGAGGAAGTGTTCGGCACCGCCGACCTTTACCGGGTGCTGGGCGTGCGACGTGAGGCCTCCGACGGCGAGGTCCGACGAGGCTACCACAAGGTGTCCCTGCAGGTGCACCCCGACCGGGTGGGCGAGGGCGACAAGGAGGACGCCACTCGCCGCTTCCAG ATCCTGGGAAGAGTCTACTCCGTTCTCAGTGACAAAGAACAGAGAGCTGTGTACGATGAGCAGGGAACAGTGGACGAGGACTCTGCTGTGCTCACCCAAGACCGAGACTGGGAGTCGTATTGGCGGCTACTCTTTAAAAAG ATATCTTTAGAGGATATTCAAGCTTTTGAAAAGACCTACAAAGGTTCAGAAGAAGAGCTGGCTGATATTAAACAGGCCTATCTGGACTTCAAGGGTGACATGGATCAAATAATGGAGTCTGTGCTTTGCGTGCAGTACACAGAGGAACCCAGGATAAGGAATATCATTCAACAAGCTATTGACGCGGGGGAGGTGCCATCCTATAATGCCTTTGTCAAAGAGTCGAAACAAAAGATGAATGCAAGGAAAAGGAGG GCTCAGGAAGAGGCCAAAGAAGCAGAAATGAGCAGAAAGGAGTTGGGGCTTGATGAAGGCGTGGATAGCCTGAAGGCAGCCATTCAG
- the DNAJC9 gene encoding dnaJ homolog subfamily C member 9 isoform X1: MGLLELCEEVFGTADLYRVLGVRREASDGEVRRGYHKVSLQVHPDRVGEGDKEDATRRFQILGRVYSVLSDKEQRAVYDEQGTVDEDSAVLTQDRDWESYWRLLFKKISLEDIQAFEKTYKGSEEELADIKQAYLDFKGDMDQIMESVLCVQYTEEPRIRNIIQQAIDAGEVPSYNAFVKESKQKMNARKRRAQEEAKEAEMSRKELGLDEGVDSLKAAIQSRQKDRQKEMDNFLAQMEAKYCKPSKGGGKKSALKKEKK, from the exons ATGGGGCTGCTGGAGCTTTGCGAGGAAGTGTTCGGCACCGCCGACCTTTACCGGGTGCTGGGCGTGCGACGTGAGGCCTCCGACGGCGAGGTCCGACGAGGCTACCACAAGGTGTCCCTGCAGGTGCACCCCGACCGGGTGGGCGAGGGCGACAAGGAGGACGCCACTCGCCGCTTCCAG ATCCTGGGAAGAGTCTACTCCGTTCTCAGTGACAAAGAACAGAGAGCTGTGTACGATGAGCAGGGAACAGTGGACGAGGACTCTGCTGTGCTCACCCAAGACCGAGACTGGGAGTCGTATTGGCGGCTACTCTTTAAAAAG ATATCTTTAGAGGATATTCAAGCTTTTGAAAAGACCTACAAAGGTTCAGAAGAAGAGCTGGCTGATATTAAACAGGCCTATCTGGACTTCAAGGGTGACATGGATCAAATAATGGAGTCTGTGCTTTGCGTGCAGTACACAGAGGAACCCAGGATAAGGAATATCATTCAACAAGCTATTGACGCGGGGGAGGTGCCATCCTATAATGCCTTTGTCAAAGAGTCGAAACAAAAGATGAATGCAAGGAAAAGGAGG GCTCAGGAAGAGGCCAAAGAAGCAGAAATGAGCAGAAAGGAGTTGGGGCTTGATGAAGGCGTGGATAGCCTGAAGGCAGCCATTCAG AGCAGACAAAAGGATCGGCAAAAGGAAATGGACAATTTTCTGGCTCAGATGGAAGCAAAGTACTGCAAACCTTCCAAAGGAGGAGGGAAAAAATCTgctctcaagaaagaaaagaaataa